The following are encoded together in the Lathyrus oleraceus cultivar Zhongwan6 chromosome 3, CAAS_Psat_ZW6_1.0, whole genome shotgun sequence genome:
- the LOC127129097 gene encoding phosphoribosylformylglycinamidine cyclo-ligase, chloroplastic/mitochondrial, producing MLAFETGIHDTIGIDLVAMSVKDIVTSGAKPLFFLDYFATGHLDVDVAEQVIKGIVNGCKQSDCALLGGEVLKYLCFFIISI from the exons ATGCTTGCTTTTGAAACCGGCATTCATGACACTATTGGGATTGATCTG GTTGCAATGAGCGTCAAGGACATTGTTACTTCAGGGGCAAAGCCTTTGTTTTTCCTTGATTACTTTGCTACCGGCCACCTTGATGTAGATGTTGCTGAGCAG GTTATAAAAGGAATTGTCAATGGTTGTAAGCAATCTGATTGTGCTCTTCTAGGTGGAGAGGTATTGAAGTATTTGTGTTTTTTTATTATCAGTATATAA